The following proteins are co-located in the Deltaproteobacteria bacterium CG2_30_66_27 genome:
- a CDS encoding DUF1445 domain-containing protein has protein sequence MKDIKELGPAEIRERIRNGEWGNPTAGLAMGYAQANLVILPRKHAFDFLLFCQRNPKPCPLLEVLEPGEFRTKFLAEDADIRTDIPGYNIYRNGKLTSAVREIHRYWRKDLVTFLLGCSFSFEEALLRAHVPLRHIEEGKNVSMYITDIPCTPSGIFHGHMVVSMRPIPMGMVTRAVQITSRYVSVHGGPVHIGDPSIIGIKNIKKPEFGDPVTIKRGEIPVFWACGVTPQAVVMEAKPDLCIAHAPGCMFVSDRLNEELVAR, from the coding sequence ATGAAGGACATCAAGGAACTCGGGCCGGCGGAAATCCGGGAACGTATCCGAAACGGGGAGTGGGGGAATCCTACGGCGGGGTTGGCCATGGGATATGCGCAAGCCAACCTTGTCATTCTTCCACGGAAACACGCCTTTGATTTTCTCCTGTTCTGTCAGAGAAACCCGAAACCCTGCCCACTTCTCGAGGTTCTCGAACCGGGGGAGTTCCGGACAAAATTTCTGGCGGAGGATGCGGATATCCGGACGGATATCCCCGGCTACAACATCTACCGCAATGGCAAATTGACATCCGCCGTACGGGAGATCCACAGGTACTGGAGAAAAGATCTCGTCACCTTTCTCCTCGGGTGCAGCTTCTCTTTCGAGGAGGCGTTACTCCGTGCGCATGTCCCCCTTCGCCACATCGAGGAGGGGAAAAACGTTTCCATGTACATCACCGACATTCCCTGTACCCCTTCCGGGATTTTCCACGGGCACATGGTCGTATCGATGCGGCCCATCCCGATGGGGATGGTTACACGGGCGGTCCAGATTACTTCCCGATACGTTTCGGTCCACGGCGGACCCGTCCATATCGGTGATCCATCCATCATCGGGATCAAAAACATCAAAAAACCGGAGTTCGGGGATCCGGTGACGATCAAGCGGGGGGAGATCCCTGTTTTCTGGGCCTGCGGCGTGACCCCCCAGGCGGTTGTCATGGAGGCGAAGCCCGACCTTTGCATCGCCCACGCACCGGGGTGCATGTTCGTATCCGATCGGTTGAACGAGGAGCTGGTCGCCCGATAA